Proteins encoded in a region of the Neisseria subflava genome:
- a CDS encoding DUF7021 domain-containing protein has translation MADFDTSNPYRPKGLLQRLMRFLGLGYSAEDEYVYERLAALDLNTTVYADLFFNKTDEFLILTSDFDPEMGTFKINAGIGGGKKQFQGKSCPILGYIHVGNGTFMDQPIYNLTWAEDDANNPFKNCLFQTLKPLTIYRTRSKLGMDWEPFGSDWLGNILLVEVLETDAHNQKLENLRREYLKQHSD, from the coding sequence ATGGCTGATTTCGACACATCTAACCCTTACAGACCCAAAGGACTACTGCAGCGTCTGATGCGATTTTTAGGTCTTGGTTATTCTGCCGAAGATGAATATGTATATGAACGTTTGGCAGCTTTAGATTTGAATACAACGGTTTATGCCGACTTATTCTTCAATAAAACAGATGAATTTTTGATTTTGACTTCAGATTTCGACCCTGAAATGGGGACATTTAAGATTAATGCAGGCATAGGTGGAGGCAAAAAACAATTCCAAGGCAAAAGCTGCCCAATTTTGGGCTATATCCATGTGGGAAACGGTACATTCATGGATCAACCCATATACAATCTGACCTGGGCAGAAGATGATGCAAACAACCCCTTTAAAAACTGCTTATTTCAGACACTCAAACCACTGACTATATACCGTACCCGTAGCAAGTTAGGCATGGATTGGGAGCCATTCGGAAGTGATTGGTTAGGCAATATACTTTTAGTTGAAGTACTTGAAACTGACGCACACAATCAAAAATTGGAAAACTTACGCCGAGAATATCTGAAGCAACATTCAGATTAA
- a CDS encoding LysR family transcriptional regulator has product MQDIKPLLVFATVLEHGSMNAAAAVLGMTPSAVSQHINRLETLHGIKLLNRSTRSLAPTDAGRALGEYCRRLAATLADTRTVIDNLKTEPVGELRISLTSCVIGSRAFQTAFSRLQTEFPKIRPVLNFSDTLDDLQHNQTDIAIRGGDRALDDPNLVARHLVTWPYMICAAPDYLDRHPPITHPSQLHAHRWLHFLPVRTTLQNGSESYFLDIADSIACTHLAAVCSLTESGFGLSLQVGGEVREKIAQGRLKAVLPEWTLPPVSLYLVTPYRVQSAKTEAAVRIFTESFAKEGDL; this is encoded by the coding sequence ATGCAAGACATCAAACCCCTGCTTGTTTTCGCTACCGTCCTCGAACACGGCAGCATGAACGCCGCTGCTGCCGTGTTGGGCATGACGCCGTCTGCCGTCAGCCAGCACATCAACCGCCTCGAAACCCTGCACGGCATCAAGCTGTTAAACCGCAGTACGCGCAGCCTTGCGCCTACCGATGCCGGCCGTGCCTTGGGCGAATACTGCCGCCGTCTAGCCGCCACCCTTGCTGATACGCGTACCGTTATCGACAATCTGAAGACCGAACCCGTCGGCGAATTGCGCATTTCCCTGACTTCCTGCGTCATCGGTTCCCGCGCTTTTCAGACGGCCTTTTCACGATTGCAAACCGAGTTCCCTAAAATCCGTCCTGTCCTTAATTTCAGCGATACTTTGGACGACCTGCAACACAATCAGACCGACATCGCCATACGCGGCGGCGACCGTGCTTTGGACGATCCCAACTTGGTTGCGCGCCATCTCGTGACTTGGCCGTACATGATTTGCGCCGCACCCGATTATCTCGACCGGCATCCGCCCATTACCCATCCCTCTCAGCTTCATGCGCACCGCTGGCTACATTTTTTACCTGTCCGCACGACCTTGCAAAATGGTAGCGAAAGCTATTTTCTCGATATCGCCGACAGCATTGCCTGTACGCATCTTGCCGCTGTGTGTAGTCTGACCGAAAGCGGTTTCGGTTTGTCTTTACAAGTGGGCGGCGAAGTGAGGGAGAAAATTGCACAAGGCCGTCTGAAAGCGGTTTTGCCTGAATGGACATTGCCGCCGGTCAGCCTTTATTTGGTAACGCCTTATCGTGTGCAGTCTGCCAAAACCGAGGCTGCCGTGCGCATTTTTACCGAGAGTTTTGCCAAGGAAGGGGATTTATGA
- a CDS encoding GIY-YIG nuclease family protein, whose amino-acid sequence MNAENWSVYLILCENGAFYCGISNRPQERFAAHLSGKGAKYTRLNKPVEMRIVSDGLNKSEALKREIGIKKLTAEQKRGLWAEAETLAKD is encoded by the coding sequence ATGAACGCGGAAAATTGGAGCGTTTACCTGATTTTGTGCGAAAACGGCGCGTTTTATTGCGGCATCAGCAACCGTCCTCAAGAGCGATTTGCGGCGCACTTGTCAGGAAAAGGCGCGAAATACACGCGTTTGAACAAGCCTGTCGAGATGCGCATCGTTTCAGACGGCTTGAATAAAAGTGAAGCGCTGAAGCGGGAAATCGGCATTAAGAAATTGACGGCGGAGCAGAAACGGGGCTTGTGGGCTGAAGCTGAAACATTGGCAAAAGACTAA
- a CDS encoding c-type cytochrome: MNKLLIAVMMMAGLTACSQEAKQETQEAAQAVASEVKTEAASAADATASAAQEAADKVEAAASKAEEAAKPEEAAKPEEKAEAPAAEAKPAESAKVDGKAVFEANCKACHSGLIPGAPAVGKKEDWAPRIKQGKDTLHKHALEGFNSMPAKGGNGSLSDDEVKAAVDYMANESGAKF; this comes from the coding sequence ATGAACAAATTACTGATTGCCGTAATGATGATGGCTGGTTTGACAGCTTGTTCCCAAGAGGCTAAACAGGAGACTCAAGAGGCTGCTCAAGCCGTTGCATCTGAAGTTAAAACCGAAGCCGCTTCTGCTGCCGATGCGACTGCATCCGCCGCTCAAGAAGCAGCTGATAAGGTTGAAGCCGCTGCCAGCAAAGCAGAGGAAGCCGCCAAACCTGAAGAGGCCGCCAAGCCCGAAGAGAAAGCCGAAGCGCCTGCCGCTGAAGCCAAGCCTGCCGAATCCGCCAAAGTGGACGGCAAAGCTGTTTTTGAAGCGAACTGTAAAGCATGCCACAGCGGCTTGATTCCCGGCGCTCCGGCCGTAGGCAAAAAAGAAGACTGGGCGCCTCGCATTAAACAAGGCAAAGACACCTTGCACAAACACGCCCTCGAAGGCTTTAATTCCATGCCTGCCAAAGGCGGCAACGGCAGCTTAAGCGACGACGAAGTGAAAGCCGCAGTTGACTACATGGCCAACGAATCCGGCGCTAAATTCTAA
- the ubiG gene encoding bifunctional 2-polyprenyl-6-hydroxyphenol methylase/3-demethylubiquinol 3-O-methyltransferase UbiG, with amino-acid sequence MQEQTMNNQHDNVDAGEIAKFSQIADKWWDKNGEFKPLHDINPLRLDYIDGYAGLAGKRVLDVGCGGGILSESMAKRGAEHVTGIDMAEKSLQTAAAHAAAQHVANIDYRCIRVEDLAAEQPHSFDVVTCMEMMEHVPDPSAIVQACAKLVKPDGMVFFSTINRNPKSYLHLIVGAEYLLKFVPKGTHDWKKFITPAELARMCRQAGLDTVGSKGMTYNLLSGRYSLCDSTEVNYMVACRPA; translated from the coding sequence ATGCAGGAGCAAACCATGAACAATCAACACGACAACGTAGATGCCGGCGAAATCGCCAAGTTCAGCCAAATCGCCGATAAATGGTGGGATAAAAACGGCGAATTCAAGCCCCTGCATGACATCAACCCCTTACGCCTCGACTATATCGACGGCTATGCCGGATTGGCAGGCAAACGCGTGCTGGATGTAGGCTGCGGCGGCGGTATTTTGTCGGAAAGCATGGCCAAACGCGGCGCAGAACACGTTACCGGTATCGATATGGCGGAAAAATCCCTGCAAACCGCCGCTGCCCATGCGGCCGCTCAACATGTTGCCAATATCGATTACCGCTGCATCCGCGTCGAAGACCTCGCCGCCGAGCAGCCGCACAGTTTCGACGTGGTAACGTGTATGGAAATGATGGAACACGTTCCCGATCCGTCTGCCATCGTTCAGGCTTGCGCGAAACTGGTCAAACCCGACGGCATGGTGTTTTTCTCCACCATCAACCGCAATCCCAAATCTTATCTGCATCTGATTGTCGGCGCAGAATATCTGTTGAAATTCGTCCCCAAAGGCACGCATGACTGGAAAAAATTCATCACGCCGGCAGAACTCGCGCGTATGTGCCGCCAAGCCGGATTGGATACCGTCGGCAGCAAGGGCATGACCTACAATTTGTTGAGCGGCCGTTATTCCCTGTGTGACTCGACCGAAGTCAACTACATGGTGGCCTGCCGTCCGGCGTAA
- a CDS encoding CYTH domain-containing protein — protein sequence MTVEIERRFLLADDSWREVASEPLVLQQGYLSVEKERTIRVRIIGSQAWLTLKGYISDMTRSEFEYEIPLAHAQAMMADMCPFKMEKYRYRVEFEGFVYEIDEYFGDNAPLIVAEIELPSEDTEFPKPSWLGKEITSDGKFTNAYLSKHPYSSWTE from the coding sequence ATGACGGTCGAAATCGAACGCCGCTTTTTGCTGGCGGATGACAGTTGGCGCGAAGTGGCAAGCGAGCCGCTGGTGTTGCAACAGGGCTATTTGAGCGTGGAAAAAGAGCGCACCATCCGCGTGCGGATTATCGGTTCGCAAGCCTGGCTGACCCTGAAAGGCTATATTTCCGATATGACGCGCAGCGAGTTTGAATACGAAATCCCGCTGGCTCACGCGCAGGCGATGATGGCGGATATGTGCCCGTTTAAAATGGAAAAATACCGCTATCGGGTCGAATTTGAAGGCTTTGTGTATGAAATAGACGAATATTTCGGCGACAATGCGCCATTGATTGTGGCGGAAATCGAATTGCCGTCTGAAGATACCGAGTTCCCCAAACCGTCTTGGTTGGGCAAGGAAATCACGTCAGACGGTAAGTTCACCAATGCGTATTTGAGCAAACATCCGTATTCGTCTTGGACGGAATAA
- a CDS encoding CopD family protein, which yields MYLWFKLLHVFFVISWFAGLFYLPRIYVNLAQLEPGSVEYVRLTDMSRRLYRFMSPLGWGTLIFGAAIGFVNNWWGNGWLAVKLLCGLLLLAYQLYCGLLLRRFQNGSNMYSHRWYRVFNELPVLMMVAALYMVVFKPF from the coding sequence ATGTATTTGTGGTTTAAGCTGCTGCATGTGTTTTTTGTAATTTCTTGGTTTGCGGGACTGTTTTATCTGCCACGGATTTATGTGAATCTGGCGCAATTAGAGCCCGGCAGCGTGGAATATGTACGGCTGACGGATATGTCGCGGCGGCTGTACCGCTTTATGTCGCCTTTGGGCTGGGGAACGCTGATATTCGGCGCGGCCATCGGGTTTGTAAATAATTGGTGGGGCAACGGCTGGCTGGCGGTTAAATTATTGTGCGGCCTGCTGCTCTTGGCTTACCAGCTTTATTGCGGCCTGCTGCTGCGCCGTTTTCAAAACGGCAGCAATATGTATTCGCACCGCTGGTATCGGGTATTCAACGAACTCCCTGTATTGATGATGGTGGCTGCGCTTTATATGGTGGTTTTCAAGCCGTTTTGA